The following coding sequences lie in one Pseudomonadota bacterium genomic window:
- a CDS encoding rhodanese-like domain-containing protein, protein MGEAIRISCDEARAKVQSGQALLVCAYNKEEKFNNNHLDGAVSFADFSEMASKLPKDKEIIFYCA, encoded by the coding sequence ATGGGTGAGGCAATCCGGATCAGTTGCGACGAGGCCAGGGCAAAGGTGCAATCAGGACAGGCGCTCCTGGTGTGTGCATACAATAAAGAGGAAAAATTCAACAATAACCATCTTGACGGCGCAGTGTCCTTTGCCGATTTTTCCGAGATGGCATCGAAACTTCCAAAGGATAAGGAAATCATCTTCTACTG